The following coding sequences lie in one Psychrobacter arenosus genomic window:
- a CDS encoding ABC transporter permease, giving the protein MTFAKKWIAFRTILLKEVRRILRIWPQTLLPPVITMTLYFVIFGKMIGSRVGEMGGVPYMQFIVPGLIMMSIITNSYSNVVSSFFSAKFTASIEELLVSPVSKHAILMGYVSGGIFRGLMIAVIVSIVALFFTDLSIVHYGVTIFTVLGTAILFALGGFINAVFARSFDDISIVPSFVLTPLTYLGGVFYSLENLSPFWQNISLLNPIVYMVNSFRYGILGYSDVNVWYSMAAIFVFCAIFYVIAYRLLDNGSRIRI; this is encoded by the coding sequence ATGACTTTTGCGAAAAAGTGGATCGCATTTCGTACTATTCTACTAAAAGAAGTACGCCGTATTTTGCGTATCTGGCCACAGACGCTGTTGCCTCCAGTCATTACCATGACCTTGTATTTTGTCATCTTCGGTAAAATGATTGGCTCGAGAGTCGGTGAGATGGGCGGCGTACCGTACATGCAGTTTATCGTGCCTGGCCTTATCATGATGTCCATTATTACTAACAGCTACTCTAACGTGGTCTCTAGCTTTTTTAGTGCAAAGTTTACCGCCAGTATCGAAGAGCTTTTGGTCTCGCCAGTCTCTAAGCACGCTATTTTGATGGGCTATGTCAGTGGGGGTATCTTCCGGGGTCTGATGATTGCCGTGATTGTGTCTATCGTCGCTTTATTCTTTACTGATTTGAGTATTGTCCATTATGGCGTGACGATATTTACGGTATTAGGAACAGCAATTTTATTTGCCCTAGGGGGCTTTATTAACGCGGTATTTGCTCGCTCGTTTGATGACATCTCTATCGTGCCTAGCTTTGTTTTGACTCCATTAACCTATTTGGGTGGGGTGTTTTACTCGTTAGAGAACCTATCACCATTTTGGCAAAATATCTCGCTGCTGAACCCTATCGTGTATATGGTTAACTCCTTCCGGTATGGTATTTTGGGTTATTCAGACGTGAATGTTTGGTACTCTATGGCCGCGATTTTTGTGTTCTGCGCCATCTTCTATGTGATCGCTTATCGCTTGTTAGATAATGGGTCGAGAATTCGCATTTAG
- a CDS encoding AmiS/UreI family transporter produces MLGLTLLFVGAVLFINGLWLLGKIEDKEVTVINLLVGLLSFLIAVYLVFNPAQDIKLISAGAFTFLFAFTYLWVGANQFLQANSKGLGWFCFFVSLTALSIALNATFHVSMEFSGWSIFNWYAWSALWFCYFVMLSLSKNIQRQVGLYTIFCAVTTGWLPGLLSLQDIYKIY; encoded by the coding sequence ATGTTAGGCTTAACCTTGCTGTTTGTTGGGGCAGTTTTATTTATTAACGGTCTATGGCTGCTAGGCAAAATTGAAGACAAAGAAGTGACCGTCATCAATTTACTGGTCGGCTTACTCAGCTTCCTTATTGCCGTATATTTGGTCTTTAACCCCGCGCAAGATATTAAATTAATCAGTGCTGGTGCTTTTACTTTCCTATTTGCCTTTACCTATCTGTGGGTCGGCGCCAACCAGTTTCTGCAGGCAAACTCTAAAGGATTGGGCTGGTTTTGCTTCTTTGTCAGTCTTACCGCGTTAAGCATTGCCCTCAACGCCACCTTTCATGTCAGCATGGAATTTAGCGGCTGGAGTATCTTTAACTGGTACGCTTGGTCAGCGCTGTGGTTTTGCTACTTTGTTATGCTCAGTCTGTCCAAAAACATCCAAAGACAAGTGGGTCTCTATACGATATTTTGTGCAGTGACGACCGGCTGGCTACCAGGACTGCTTAGCCTACAAGATATTTATAAAATATATTAG
- a CDS encoding ABC transporter ATP-binding protein — MAEVPALQIEHLSKTYANGFSALKNVSLTVPQGGFFALLGPNGAGKSTMIGIISSLFKPTEGSVHIFGTDLLTNPGIAKQYLGVVPQEFNFNQFEKVEDILITQAGYFGIPASEAKPRAKRLLTALGLWDKRDSKSRELSGGMKRRLMIARALIHKPKLLILDEPTAGVDIELRRSMWEFMQQINIEENTTIILTTHYLEEAEQLCKRIAILDHGEIRINTEMKDLLAQLSVETFVFDLVQPLTQKLVIDKVTEVKQPDELTLEVTLTEGESLNCVFEQLNELNIEVASMRNKANRLEELFMRLVDQNIQGEDSMKEAGL; from the coding sequence ATGGCTGAAGTCCCCGCCCTTCAAATAGAACACCTGTCTAAAACTTATGCCAATGGGTTTTCTGCATTAAAAAACGTTAGTCTTACGGTCCCACAAGGGGGCTTTTTTGCTTTACTAGGTCCTAATGGCGCCGGTAAATCGACGATGATTGGTATCATTAGTTCGCTGTTTAAACCTACGGAAGGCAGTGTGCATATCTTTGGTACGGATTTATTAACTAATCCTGGCATTGCCAAACAGTATTTAGGCGTCGTCCCACAGGAATTTAACTTTAACCAATTTGAAAAAGTTGAAGATATCTTAATTACCCAAGCGGGTTATTTTGGCATTCCTGCCAGTGAAGCCAAACCACGAGCCAAGCGTCTATTGACGGCATTGGGACTCTGGGACAAGCGCGATAGTAAATCGCGTGAGCTGTCCGGTGGTATGAAACGGCGTCTAATGATTGCCCGTGCCTTGATTCACAAGCCTAAGCTATTGATTCTCGATGAGCCTACTGCGGGTGTCGATATTGAGCTGCGTCGCTCGATGTGGGAGTTTATGCAGCAAATTAATATCGAAGAAAACACCACCATTATTCTCACAACGCATTATTTAGAAGAGGCGGAGCAATTGTGTAAGCGCATCGCTATCCTCGATCATGGCGAGATTCGCATCAATACTGAGATGAAAGATTTATTGGCGCAGCTGTCGGTTGAGACTTTCGTGTTTGATTTGGTGCAGCCGTTAACCCAAAAGTTGGTCATTGATAAGGTGACTGAGGTCAAGCAGCCGGATGAGCTGACGTTAGAAGTGACTTTGACAGAAGGCGAGTCGTTAAACTGTGTGTTTGAGCAGTTAAATGAGCTAAATATCGAAGTGGCGAGTATGCGCAATAAAGCCAACCGCTTAGAAGAATTGTTTATGCGTTTGGTGGATCAAAATATTCAAGGGGAAGACAGCATGAAGGAGGCAGGACTATGA
- a CDS encoding DMT family transporter translates to MSPTTIAYGYLGLAIICEVLGTTFMAKSAEFTRLAPTAAMAALYGISLFFLAKSLRVIPLGVAYAIWGGLGIVLTCIVGLFIFKQSLGLPAILGITLIVTGVVILNIFSNTVPH, encoded by the coding sequence ATGTCTCCGACGACAATTGCCTATGGCTACCTAGGCCTTGCTATAATTTGTGAAGTGCTTGGCACCACCTTTATGGCAAAATCTGCCGAATTTACCCGCCTGGCTCCGACTGCGGCGATGGCTGCCTTATATGGTATCTCACTGTTTTTTTTAGCCAAGTCACTCAGGGTCATTCCACTGGGCGTGGCTTATGCGATTTGGGGTGGTTTGGGGATTGTATTGACGTGTATCGTAGGGCTGTTTATCTTTAAGCAGTCGCTCGGCTTACCGGCGATATTAGGAATTACGCTGATTGTCACTGGGGTGGTGATATTAAATATATTTTCTAACACCGTACCGCATTAG
- a CDS encoding c-type cytochrome produces the protein MKRTAIKKAAMLSAAALLALSGIAVSQAEEATPAAEPAAEVAATDTTEAAAAPAAEADATAAAESTEADATTEADAAAEGGEADAAAEGTDAEAAPVAAAAEEEPIPQDTPQVQKLMALYPKLIARIQPVGNVCFEGEDCDITVRAAGGSVDGEPRDGKAVYDAVCHTCHATGLLGSPTLGDAGAWGPRIGKGKDTLYNHAINGFNAMPAKGGADIDDEEVQNAVDYMVAEAS, from the coding sequence ATGAAAAGAACAGCCATTAAAAAAGCTGCAATGTTATCTGCAGCTGCCTTGTTAGCTTTGTCTGGTATAGCCGTGAGCCAAGCTGAAGAAGCCACGCCAGCTGCTGAGCCTGCCGCCGAAGTTGCCGCCACCGATACTACTGAAGCCGCCGCAGCGCCTGCTGCAGAAGCCGATGCTACGGCAGCAGCTGAAAGTACTGAAGCCGATGCGACTACAGAAGCCGATGCTGCCGCAGAGGGTGGCGAAGCAGATGCTGCCGCTGAAGGTACTGATGCTGAAGCGGCTCCAGTGGCTGCCGCTGCTGAAGAAGAACCTATTCCTCAAGATACCCCACAAGTTCAAAAACTTATGGCTTTGTATCCTAAATTGATCGCGCGTATCCAACCGGTAGGTAATGTCTGCTTCGAAGGCGAAGACTGTGACATTACGGTTAGAGCTGCGGGTGGTTCAGTAGATGGTGAGCCACGTGATGGTAAAGCCGTTTATGATGCCGTTTGTCATACTTGTCACGCTACAGGTCTGCTAGGCTCGCCAACGTTAGGTGATGCTGGCGCTTGGGGCCCTCGTATTGGCAAAGGTAAAGACACTTTGTACAACCATGCCATCAATGGTTTTAACGCTATGCCTGCAAAAGGTGGCGCGGATATCGACGATGAAGAAGTACAGAATGCCGTAGATTATATGGTTGCTGAAGCCAGCTAG
- the queF gene encoding NADPH-dependent 7-cyano-7-deazaguanine reductase QueF (Catalyzes the NADPH-dependent reduction of 7-cyano-7-deazaguanine (preQ0) to 7-aminomethyl-7-deazaguanine (preQ1) in queuosine biosynthesis) — protein MSIHGVLGESTSYPKTYHPESLYAIPRQLGRDVILGQNESRQLDTLTVGVDWWHAFEVSWVNPQGISQVALARFAIPATSPNIVESKSLKLYLNSLNFTEFADWQTVEATITKDLSECVGAPVVVSLFALAEVGSETGLLIEQPQGRCIDKALEGQNSKIALTEHPDASLLGAVETAGESSQDYQLYSDLLRSNCPVTDQPDWGTLAIEMSTTASVDESKLLTYILSFRQHNGFHEQCVEQIFADLTDYFAPTKLMVRAWYTRRGGIDINPCRVSDLSLLPKASRLIRQ, from the coding sequence ATGAGTATCCACGGCGTCTTAGGCGAGTCCACCAGCTATCCCAAAACTTACCATCCTGAATCACTCTATGCGATACCACGCCAGCTGGGTCGCGATGTTATCTTAGGGCAGAATGAGTCACGTCAACTGGATACTCTGACGGTAGGTGTGGATTGGTGGCATGCTTTTGAAGTCTCTTGGGTCAATCCACAAGGGATTTCGCAAGTGGCACTAGCGCGCTTTGCTATCCCTGCGACCTCACCCAATATCGTTGAGTCGAAATCGCTGAAGCTGTATTTAAACAGTCTGAACTTCACTGAGTTTGCGGATTGGCAAACAGTAGAGGCGACCATCACTAAGGATTTATCGGAATGTGTTGGTGCTCCAGTGGTAGTCAGTTTATTTGCTCTAGCAGAAGTGGGTAGTGAGACAGGGTTATTAATTGAGCAACCGCAAGGTCGCTGCATTGATAAAGCTCTCGAAGGCCAAAATAGCAAAATAGCGCTAACTGAGCATCCCGATGCGAGTTTGCTAGGGGCAGTAGAGACTGCTGGCGAGAGCAGCCAAGACTATCAACTGTATTCTGATTTACTGCGCAGTAATTGCCCCGTAACCGATCAACCGGATTGGGGAACGTTAGCGATTGAGATGAGTACCACCGCTAGTGTCGATGAGAGCAAACTATTAACCTATATCTTAAGCTTTCGTCAGCATAATGGCTTTCATGAGCAATGCGTTGAGCAAATATTCGCTGATTTAACGGATTATTTCGCGCCAACTAAACTGATGGTACGTGCTTGGTATACGCGTCGTGGCGGTATTGATATTAATCCTTGCCGCGTTAGTGATTTATCGTTGTTGCCAAAGGCTAGCCGTTTGATAAGACAGTAG
- a CDS encoding TPM domain-containing protein yields MEQLQSQPTQPSFARWWRQVMFVPFLHSKWITPDARQRLTAKVTEAEIGHRGEVFLVIENHLPISNAYHQSCYERAVELFSLCRVWDTEENTGVLVYVNVCEHDLEIIADRGISVHVSPTVWQAMCDKAIAGIKGKQIEASLAELLDEIGQLLRQYYYLEHDPAGNELSDTVMFIK; encoded by the coding sequence ATGGAACAATTACAGTCACAGCCGACCCAACCAAGCTTTGCACGTTGGTGGCGACAAGTGATGTTTGTCCCTTTTTTACATAGTAAATGGATCACTCCTGACGCGAGACAACGCCTTACCGCTAAGGTCACTGAGGCTGAAATAGGCCATCGCGGTGAGGTGTTTTTGGTCATTGAAAACCATTTGCCTATTAGCAATGCTTATCATCAAAGTTGTTATGAGCGGGCTGTCGAGTTGTTTAGCCTATGCCGCGTTTGGGATACCGAAGAAAATACCGGCGTCTTGGTCTATGTGAATGTCTGCGAGCACGATTTAGAAATCATTGCTGACCGCGGTATTAGCGTACATGTCAGCCCGACCGTCTGGCAGGCGATGTGCGATAAAGCCATTGCCGGTATCAAGGGTAAACAAATAGAAGCCAGCCTCGCCGAACTATTAGACGAGATTGGGCAGCTATTAAGACAGTATTACTATCTAGAGCATGACCCTGCTGGCAACGAGTTGTCAGATACCGTGATGTTTATTAAATAG
- a CDS encoding SIR2 family NAD-dependent protein deacylase translates to MTSNAHIDLSKAVYVLNNAQHICILTGAGISAESGIPTFRDKQTGLWENFRAEDLANCDSFVRDPELVWSWYQWRRSEVKDKRPNPAHEALATWQAKAGQLGQTISLITQNVDDLHEQAGSQATHLHGELWQNHCSECGQTYEEAIDPAVTALVPCKSCGGKVRPSIVWFGEMLPQEPWQIAQQAAENCEVFISIGTSSMVYPAAGLAQSAKQNGATVIEINPHPTDNGLVDIQLPYPAGEILPELVAQLSQAKN, encoded by the coding sequence ATGACTTCAAATGCTCATATTGACTTAAGTAAAGCGGTTTATGTGCTCAATAATGCCCAGCATATTTGTATCCTTACGGGGGCAGGCATCTCGGCAGAAAGCGGCATTCCGACTTTTCGCGATAAACAAACCGGTCTGTGGGAAAATTTTCGGGCAGAAGACTTGGCGAATTGCGACTCTTTTGTGCGTGATCCTGAACTGGTCTGGTCGTGGTATCAGTGGCGTCGCTCTGAGGTGAAAGACAAGCGTCCCAACCCCGCCCACGAGGCTCTAGCTACTTGGCAGGCTAAAGCTGGGCAGCTGGGTCAGACTATCAGCCTAATTACCCAAAATGTCGATGATTTACATGAGCAAGCCGGCAGTCAAGCCACGCATTTACATGGTGAGTTATGGCAAAATCATTGTAGTGAGTGTGGACAGACGTATGAAGAAGCGATAGATCCCGCTGTGACGGCACTAGTGCCCTGCAAGTCCTGTGGCGGCAAGGTGCGCCCGAGTATCGTATGGTTTGGAGAAATGCTGCCGCAAGAGCCTTGGCAAATAGCGCAGCAGGCGGCTGAAAACTGCGAAGTATTTATCAGTATTGGCACGTCGAGTATGGTCTATCCGGCGGCTGGGTTAGCACAATCGGCTAAGCAGAATGGTGCCACCGTCATTGAGATTAACCCACACCCCACGGACAATGGCCTAGTGGATATACAACTGCCTTATCCAGCGGGTGAGATATTGCCGGAGCTAGTTGCGCAACTTAGCCAAGCTAAAAATTAA